Below is a genomic region from Methanolobus sediminis.
AATCTTAAGAAAAGAAGAAAATAAAAAGACAATAACCACGCCACTTCGGTCAAGCCGAAATGGCGCTCCTTTCGCTCATACTCCATTTCCCCACTCAGGTGCCCCCACCTGTTCCCCTTATGACCGCTCATACTCCACTTCATCTTAAGAGAGGGTGAAATGTAGGCATTATTTCGTTTTTAAAGAGGGGATGTGTCGTGCCTACATTTCCGTGCAATCCAATTCCGTTTTTTACGGAGTTTTTTGGGATGAAGTCCATATCGTACATCTATATGGTACATTTCGTCTGGCAATTTCTGACAGGCAGTTCTTGCCACAATTCATAGTTGTTTTTACTACTATATAAATATATGTACACTATAATATCTAATGAGTATAATAATGATGAGGTGATTTATAGCCATGCCTAATATCAAGAAAAGAGCTTACTCAGAACAAAAATACCCGCCTTCAAGACCAAATTTGCTGTGAATTATGCACTCCTGACACAAACATCCTTTCTTTTCTGCTCCCGGATAAGCACCTTTAGAGCAGAACATGAACAGTCCTTTCTCAGGATAAGAAGGACATTTTGGACAATTACAACCTTTTGAATGATGGTAGGAAGTACAGATACCAAAATATTTGCCGCGTTTTCCCGGAATACATGGATCATTATCTGTCAATTGATCACCTCTGCTGAAAGTTGAAGCTAAACAAAATAATAAAACTAATTAACATTGCGACCTGACACAATTAAAAAAGAAAGTAAAGAAAAGCTTATTCGAGCTTTTCCTGAAGATATTTCTTGAAAGCAGGATACTCTGTTCCAAGGTAATCCATGAACTCGTCCTTTGATTCAACCTTTTTCAGGCTCTCCGGAAGTTCTGGTTCAACACCCGTCTGGGCTTTGACATGTTCAGGGAACTTGGCAGGGTCTGCTGTTTCAAGGGTTACTGCAAGTGTGTTGTCACCTGACTGTGCCCTGAAGTCAAGAAGCCCCTTTATTCCTACTGCACCATGCGGCTCGATAAGGATGTTGTACGTCTCATAAATTTCCTTGATAGTTGCCTTTGTTTCATCATCAGTTACTGAGCTGGAATAAATGTCATTCCTGAGCTTATCCATATCAGGTTCTTTGCTGATGTTACCCTGCTCATCCATTACTCCACCGTAAACAGCGATGAGCCTTGCAAGGTTGCTTGGGTGACCAACGTTCATTGCGTTGGAGAGACAGTTCTTTGAAGGTACGATCTTGTCATACTTGCCTGTAGTCAGGAAAGTTGGAACCTCGTTGTTCTCATTGACTGAGGCGATTATTTTCTTGATAGGAACTCCCATGGTCCTTGCCAGGACACAGCCCATCATATTACCGAAGTTACCGGATGGGATGGAGTAGATGATCTCCTCCGGATAGTCCCTGAGTTTTGCGTAAGCGTAGATGTAGTAGATAGACTGGGGAACAAGACGACCGATGTTTATTGAGTTTGCTGATGAAAGATTCAGGTGTTTGAGATCCTCGTCTGCAAATGCCTGCTTTACCATTGCCTGGCAGTCATCGAATTTACCATCAATTGAGATGGCGGTTATATTCTTGCCAAGTGTTGTCATCTGCTTGCGCTGGCGGTCGGATACCTCGTCTGTCGGGAAGAGTACAATGACCTTAATGTTGTCAAGACCATAGAATGCATCGGCAACAGCGCTGCCTGTATCACCTGATGTTGCGGTGAGGATGGTCAGGCTTCTGTTCTCTTTGCTAAGGTAATACTGCATGAGTCTTGCCATCATACGGGCTGCGAAGTCCTTGAAGGATGCGGTGGGTCCCCTGTCAAGTCTCATGATGTAGGTCTGCTCATCAACCTGTTCAAGCGGAACATCGTAGTCATAAGCGTCATATGTGATGGCTTTGAGTGACTCATCGTCGACCTCACCCTCAAGTACTTTGCTCAGTACTCTGTAAGCGATCTCAGGATATGGAGCATCCTTGAAGGAATCGATCTCTTCCTTTGAGAAGCCTGGAAGGCTCTTTGGCATGTAAAGCCCGCGGTCCGGTGCAAGTCCGGTAATGAGAGCTTCCTGAAAGCTTACTTCCGGTGTGTTAAGATTTGTGCTGTAGAGTTTCATTTTAACCAGGAATTTAAGTTGATAGGGATTAATACGGCTATAATATAAACCAGATTATGGACTTTAAAGGATAAATAAGTATGAATACCTTGCTATTGAGCAAATTCTTATAGGACTGTTAAAACATAAGAATACTCCGACACAGATAAAAATAAAAATAGTGACTTCATAATATACTGGGGGTTGCATGTAAGAACATCATTATGATTGTTCTAACTTTGCTAGAAAATATATTAGATCGTGAGTTAACAGGTCTCTGCCAAATTTAATTACTGTGCAGGATCAAGGGGATGAATTTATGACAATAGTGGCTGTTTCTGATGCTCATCTGGGTATGGAGGGAGCAAAAGAAAGTGAATTTACTGATTTCATAGAATATTTGAAGGGCAGGAAGATAGAACATCTTGTACTGCTGGGCGATATTATAGAAATATGGAGACGTGATTTCACAGAAGCGATTACGGATTTCTCGGGAACAATGACCTACATAAGCAGGATGCTGAAGGGAACTCAGGTCCATTATATCGCAGGGAACCATGATTATTCTCTCCTTCACCTTGATAGTGCTTTTAAAAATTATTTGCCGTTCAATATTGAAAAACAAGTGGTGATAAGGAGTAGGGAACAGGAATTCTTCTTTTTTCACGGATACCAGCTGGAAGTGCTGTGTAGCCCATATTACAAATCCATGAAAATGTATGAGAGTTTCTGCGACCACATGTGTCTTGCCGGAGATAATACTGGCATTGCAGCAAATAAACTATGGGACATAATGCTGTCTAAACGCTCGTTATTGAATAGCCTGAAAAATTTCCCCAAGGAACCTAAGTCTGCACTCATGGCTATGAAACAGCCACCTGAAATAAGGATCAGGGACTACCAGAAGAATAAGATATTCAGACCGATCAGAGAGCTTGCCAGCACAGATAACAGGCATTTGATGTTAGACATGCATCCTGAACAGTACCTGATATACGGACATACCCATGAGGCATACGTCGATGATGATAAAATGGTTGCAAATACCGGAAGCTGGGGATTTGGTGACGAACATAAACTGGAATATATCGAAATTGTCGATGACAGGGTAAAGTTGAAGGAATTCAACCCGGGTAGTTGAATTCCTGTTAGTATTTCGTGATTTTACTCAGAGTTGATCTTCTTCAACAACCATGCCATGTTAGATGCAAGGTTGTCCATTGTCCTCATACCCTCTTCATCCTCATTGACATCTCCCGGATGAAGTCCTATACCAAGGTTCCAGTAAGATGAACCCACGGTTACCATGCTGGTGATTCCGAACAGGTGATTGATGGAATCATAAGCATGTACCGCACCTGCCCTGCGAACTGCCACGACTGCTGCACCGGCTTTTCTCACAAAGAACCCGCCGTTTGCAAGAGATACATATCCTGCACGGTCAATAAGCGCCTTTGTCTCGGTTGTCACATCAGCAAAGTAAGTTGGTGAGCCGATCACAATTCCGTCAGCATCCTTCATCTTTGTGATACACTCATTGATGCCATCATCATCGAAAATACAAAGATTGTTCTTTTTCTCAAAACATTTCATACATGCCGTACATCCGTGAACCTTCTTCCCGCCAATATGGATCGTTTCGGTTTCTATCCCTTCAGCTTCGAGCTTGGATGTGAGTCTTTTCAGCATTGCTGCTGTGTTTCCTTCTTTACGTGGGCTTCCGTTTATTGCAACTACTTTCATGGTGTGTTCCT
It encodes:
- the thrC gene encoding threonine synthase; translated protein: MKLYSTNLNTPEVSFQEALITGLAPDRGLYMPKSLPGFSKEEIDSFKDAPYPEIAYRVLSKVLEGEVDDESLKAITYDAYDYDVPLEQVDEQTYIMRLDRGPTASFKDFAARMMARLMQYYLSKENRSLTILTATSGDTGSAVADAFYGLDNIKVIVLFPTDEVSDRQRKQMTTLGKNITAISIDGKFDDCQAMVKQAFADEDLKHLNLSSANSINIGRLVPQSIYYIYAYAKLRDYPEEIIYSIPSGNFGNMMGCVLARTMGVPIKKIIASVNENNEVPTFLTTGKYDKIVPSKNCLSNAMNVGHPSNLARLIAVYGGVMDEQGNISKEPDMDKLRNDIYSSSVTDDETKATIKEIYETYNILIEPHGAVGIKGLLDFRAQSGDNTLAVTLETADPAKFPEHVKAQTGVEPELPESLKKVESKDEFMDYLGTEYPAFKKYLQEKLE
- a CDS encoding metallophosphoesterase family protein — protein: MTIVAVSDAHLGMEGAKESEFTDFIEYLKGRKIEHLVLLGDIIEIWRRDFTEAITDFSGTMTYISRMLKGTQVHYIAGNHDYSLLHLDSAFKNYLPFNIEKQVVIRSREQEFFFFHGYQLEVLCSPYYKSMKMYESFCDHMCLAGDNTGIAANKLWDIMLSKRSLLNSLKNFPKEPKSALMAMKQPPEIRIRDYQKNKIFRPIRELASTDNRHLMLDMHPEQYLIYGHTHEAYVDDDKMVANTGSWGFGDEHKLEYIEIVDDRVKLKEFNPGS
- a CDS encoding flavodoxin family protein, coding for MKVVAINGSPRKEGNTAAMLKRLTSKLEAEGIETETIHIGGKKVHGCTACMKCFEKKNNLCIFDDDGINECITKMKDADGIVIGSPTYFADVTTETKALIDRAGYVSLANGGFFVRKAGAAVVAVRRAGAVHAYDSINHLFGITSMVTVGSSYWNLGIGLHPGDVNEDEEGMRTMDNLASNMAWLLKKINSE
- a CDS encoding DUF2769 domain-containing protein; this translates as MTDNDPCIPGKRGKYFGICTSYHHSKGCNCPKCPSYPEKGLFMFCSKGAYPGAEKKGCLCQECIIHSKFGLEGGYFCSE